A window of Streptomyces sp. SAI-127 contains these coding sequences:
- a CDS encoding nitroreductase family deazaflavin-dependent oxidoreductase: MPLNGEYEPSTAQFVRDQVELYESSGGTQGTTLGVLVTREEDEKLEDVPVVILTTLGAKSGKIRKSPLIRVEHDGSYAVVASAGGAPKHPVWYHNAVAEPRTELQDGPVRRDMLAREVTGDEKAVWWARAVEAFPDYAEYQRQTDREIPVLVLEPAAQEH; the protein is encoded by the coding sequence GTGCCATTGAATGGCGAGTATGAGCCGAGCACGGCGCAGTTCGTGCGTGACCAGGTCGAACTGTACGAAAGCTCCGGCGGTACACAAGGAACGACGCTGGGTGTCCTGGTCACCCGTGAAGAAGACGAGAAACTGGAGGACGTGCCCGTCGTCATCCTGACCACGCTGGGCGCGAAGAGCGGCAAGATCCGCAAGTCCCCGCTCATTCGGGTGGAGCACGACGGCTCCTACGCCGTGGTCGCCTCCGCGGGAGGAGCCCCCAAACACCCGGTCTGGTACCACAACGCGGTGGCCGAGCCCCGAACCGAGCTGCAGGACGGCCCGGTGCGCCGGGACATGCTGGCACGCGAGGTGACCGGGGACGAGAAGGCCGTGTGGTGGGCCCGAGCCGTCGAGGCGTTCCCGGACTACGCGGAGTACCAGAGGCAGACGGACCGCGAGATCCCGGTCCTCGTCCTGGAGCCGGCCGCCCAGGAGCACTGA
- a CDS encoding SDR family oxidoreductase, protein MSKVILVTGAGRGLGTDITREALAAGHQVVATGRRPEVVEKALGGPQDNLLVTKLDVTSLEDAEAAAQAAVDRFGRIDVLINNAGNLFTGYFEEISPAQMRRQFETNLFGPMNVTRAVLPVLRRQRAGHIITITSTAGVVGMEFTSAYAASKFAEEGWMESLRHDVEPYNIRTTVVEPGYFRTELLVDGSTIWPELSIEDYAPRTAPRIEGMKSMNGKQPGDPAKLARALLAIAGQDKPLERFVAGADAIEAAEAKARELLAQAEASRELGDNLAYDDTTV, encoded by the coding sequence ATGAGCAAGGTCATTCTCGTCACCGGTGCCGGACGCGGCCTGGGCACCGACATCACCCGCGAGGCCCTCGCCGCCGGCCACCAGGTCGTCGCCACCGGCCGCCGCCCTGAAGTGGTCGAGAAGGCCCTGGGCGGACCGCAGGACAATCTGCTGGTCACCAAGCTCGACGTCACCAGCCTCGAGGACGCCGAGGCCGCCGCGCAGGCCGCCGTCGACCGCTTCGGCCGCATCGACGTCCTCATCAACAACGCCGGCAATCTCTTCACCGGTTACTTCGAGGAAATCTCGCCCGCGCAGATGCGCCGGCAGTTCGAGACGAATCTCTTCGGCCCGATGAACGTCACCCGCGCCGTCCTGCCCGTCCTGCGCAGGCAGCGCGCCGGTCACATCATCACCATCACCTCGACCGCCGGCGTGGTCGGCATGGAATTCACCTCCGCGTACGCGGCCTCCAAGTTCGCGGAAGAGGGCTGGATGGAGTCCCTGCGCCACGACGTCGAGCCGTACAACATCCGCACCACGGTCGTGGAGCCCGGCTACTTCCGCACCGAACTCCTCGTGGACGGCTCCACCATCTGGCCCGAGCTGTCCATCGAGGACTACGCCCCGCGCACCGCCCCGAGGATCGAGGGCATGAAGAGCATGAACGGCAAGCAGCCCGGCGACCCCGCCAAGCTCGCCCGCGCCCTGCTCGCCATCGCCGGCCAGGACAAGCCCCTGGAGCGCTTCGTCGCCGGCGCGGACGCCATCGAGGCCGCCGAGGCCAAGGCGCGGGAGCTCCTCGCCCAGGCGGAGGCCTCCCGCGAACTGGGCGACAACCTCGCCTACGACGACACCACCGTCTGA